The following proteins are co-located in the Desulfobacterales bacterium genome:
- the dprA gene encoding DNA-processing protein DprA, with translation MYKNLLDRFETPGRVFQASKQELMAVDGVSGRLAGDILSGPPAAAVSRELSLIQKSGCRVITFSDEEYPPLLKETPDPPPYLYVKGQMGSCTQCIAMVGSRKATRYGISMARKLSAELAEAGFTVVSGMARGIDTAAHEGALSIHGETIAVLGSGLSVIYPRENRQLAARISESGAVISEFPLDEAPNAYNFPKRNRIIAGMSLGTVVVEAASRSGSLITARLSGEQSREVFAVPGNINSKTSTGAHNLLKQGAKLVETAQDIIEEFPFLFLKSDMNRGNDHTVKPVQNLTEAESRVYELLEPYPVHIDELSRRLEMDAGRLSGILMALEIKGLVSQTPGKYFATV, from the coding sequence TTGTATAAAAACCTGCTGGACCGGTTTGAAACGCCCGGCCGGGTGTTTCAGGCGTCCAAACAGGAGCTTATGGCGGTGGACGGCGTATCCGGCCGCCTGGCAGGCGATATCCTCTCCGGCCCGCCCGCGGCAGCGGTCAGCCGGGAGCTCTCCCTTATCCAGAAGTCCGGCTGCCGGGTTATTACCTTTTCAGATGAGGAATACCCGCCGCTTCTCAAAGAGACCCCGGATCCCCCGCCATATCTCTATGTTAAGGGCCAGATGGGCAGCTGCACGCAGTGCATCGCCATGGTGGGCTCGCGCAAGGCCACCCGGTACGGCATATCAATGGCCAGAAAACTGTCTGCGGAGCTGGCAGAGGCCGGTTTTACCGTGGTCAGCGGCATGGCCCGCGGCATTGACACGGCCGCCCATGAAGGGGCGCTTTCCATTCATGGGGAGACCATTGCGGTGCTGGGCAGCGGCTTATCAGTTATCTATCCCCGGGAGAACCGTCAGCTCGCCGCCCGGATCAGCGAATCCGGGGCCGTTATCTCCGAATTTCCCCTTGATGAAGCGCCCAATGCCTATAATTTTCCCAAAAGAAACCGGATTATCGCCGGCATGAGCCTGGGCACCGTGGTGGTTGAGGCGGCCAGCCGGAGCGGCTCGCTGATAACAGCGAGGCTTTCCGGCGAGCAAAGCCGGGAGGTATTCGCCGTACCGGGCAATATAAATTCCAAAACCAGCACGGGCGCGCATAATCTGTTAAAGCAGGGGGCCAAGCTCGTGGAGACGGCCCAGGACATTATTGAAGAATTTCCCTTTCTTTTCTTGAAATCTGATATGAATCGCGGTAATGACCACACCGTTAAGCCGGTACAGAATTTAACCGAAGCGGAAAGCCGGGTCTATGAGCTGCTGGAGCCTTATCCCGTACATATTGATGAGCTCTCCCGGCGGCTTGAGATGGATGCCGGCCGGCTCTCCGGCATTCTGATGGCCCTTGAAATAAAAGGCCTGGTCTCCCAGACGCCGGGTAAGTATTTTGCAACAGTTTAG
- the topA gene encoding type I DNA topoisomerase gives MSKPLVIVESPTKERTLKKYLGNQYKVASTVGHIKDLPQKEFGIEVENRFQPKYVTVPGKQKVIKALKTAAENSDEVYLAPDPDREGEAIAWHTANILKRKNGPTFHRVLFHELTKKGVQEALSKTESLNENKYKAQQTRRILDRLVGYEISPILWKKVKYGLSAGRVQSVAVRMICEREREIQVFEPVEYWSITAHLEGDNPPPFAAKLSKKSGKKITISNEQESNAVLDEIKQADFIVDKIVKKTVKRNPYPPFITSKLQQDAIRRLRFTAKKTMTVAQQLYEGVDLGQGEYVGLITYMRTDSTRISAEAANEALDHIRQTFGSDYALDKPRFFRNKNKAQDAHEAIRPTSVYNTPEKVAPYLSKDQLALYKLIWKRFVASQMAQALIDQQTININAGSYLFTASGSTIKFPGFLALYQSAEDESDAKGRNGEKNELPELAEGMKLAVKQIEPKQHFTTPPPRYSEASLVKALEENGIGRPSTYAAILSNIQDKGYVALEKGYFHPSELGCIVSDLLVENFPDIFNVDFTAQMENDLDRVEAAEVEAFDVLNRFYQVFESRVTKAAEQMQSVKGVGVPTDLNCPVCGKRLYIKVGKNGPFLACEGYPDCTYSRNYTRDEKGHIHPIEPDHEAAEGEVCDKCGRQMVVKQGKYGDFLACSGYPDCKNTRSINGSAKNAPSTGVKCPQEGCDGELVERKSKRGKVFYGCSRFPDCTYALWDKPIPKPCPRCGALFLVEKTTKKAGTVLKCINEACGYKE, from the coding sequence GTGAGCAAACCGCTGGTTATCGTTGAATCGCCGACCAAGGAGCGGACCCTTAAAAAATACCTTGGCAATCAGTACAAGGTGGCCTCCACCGTGGGGCATATAAAGGACCTGCCGCAGAAGGAGTTCGGCATTGAGGTGGAAAACCGCTTTCAGCCCAAGTACGTGACCGTGCCGGGCAAGCAGAAAGTGATCAAGGCCTTAAAGACCGCGGCCGAAAACTCGGACGAGGTCTATCTCGCCCCTGACCCGGACCGCGAAGGCGAGGCCATTGCCTGGCACACGGCCAATATCTTAAAGCGAAAAAACGGCCCCACATTTCACCGGGTGCTGTTTCACGAGCTCACCAAAAAAGGGGTGCAGGAAGCCCTTTCCAAAACCGAATCCTTAAACGAGAACAAGTACAAAGCCCAGCAGACCCGCCGGATCCTGGACCGGCTGGTGGGGTATGAAATTTCGCCCATCCTCTGGAAAAAGGTCAAATACGGGCTTTCCGCCGGCCGGGTGCAGTCCGTGGCCGTGCGCATGATCTGCGAGCGCGAGCGCGAGATCCAGGTCTTTGAGCCGGTGGAATACTGGTCCATCACCGCGCACCTGGAAGGGGACAACCCCCCGCCGTTTGCCGCCAAGCTGTCAAAGAAAAGCGGCAAAAAAATTACCATCTCCAATGAGCAGGAATCCAACGCGGTTTTAGATGAAATCAAGCAGGCGGATTTTATTGTTGATAAGATTGTCAAAAAAACCGTCAAGCGAAACCCCTATCCGCCGTTTATCACCAGCAAACTCCAGCAGGATGCCATCCGCAGGCTCCGGTTTACCGCCAAAAAAACCATGACCGTGGCCCAGCAGCTCTATGAGGGCGTGGACCTGGGCCAGGGCGAATACGTGGGCCTGATCACCTATATGCGGACCGACTCCACCCGGATTTCCGCTGAAGCCGCAAACGAGGCCCTGGATCATATCCGGCAGACATTCGGCAGTGACTATGCCCTGGACAAGCCCCGGTTTTTTAGAAATAAAAACAAGGCCCAGGATGCGCATGAGGCGATCCGGCCGACATCGGTATACAACACCCCGGAAAAGGTGGCCCCGTATCTGTCCAAGGATCAACTCGCCCTCTACAAGCTGATCTGGAAGCGGTTTGTGGCCTCCCAGATGGCCCAGGCACTGATCGATCAGCAGACCATCAATATCAATGCGGGCAGCTACCTGTTTACCGCCAGCGGCTCAACTATTAAGTTTCCGGGGTTCCTGGCGCTTTACCAGTCTGCCGAAGATGAATCGGACGCCAAAGGCAGAAACGGCGAGAAAAACGAGCTGCCCGAGCTTGCCGAGGGCATGAAGCTTGCGGTCAAGCAGATTGAGCCCAAACAGCATTTTACCACCCCGCCGCCCCGCTACTCCGAGGCGTCGCTGGTCAAGGCCCTTGAGGAAAACGGCATCGGCCGGCCCAGCACCTATGCGGCGATTTTATCAAATATCCAGGACAAGGGCTATGTGGCGCTTGAAAAAGGCTACTTTCATCCCAGCGAACTGGGCTGCATTGTGAGCGACCTGTTGGTGGAGAATTTTCCGGATATTTTTAACGTGGATTTTACCGCCCAGATGGAAAACGACCTGGACCGGGTGGAGGCTGCCGAGGTGGAGGCCTTTGATGTGTTAAACCGGTTTTACCAGGTGTTTGAAAGCCGGGTCACCAAGGCGGCCGAGCAGATGCAGAGCGTTAAGGGCGTTGGCGTGCCCACGGATTTGAACTGCCCGGTCTGCGGCAAGCGCCTTTACATCAAGGTGGGCAAAAACGGTCCGTTTCTGGCGTGCGAAGGATATCCGGACTGCACCTATTCCCGGAACTATACCCGGGATGAAAAGGGCCACATCCATCCCATCGAGCCCGACCATGAGGCGGCCGAAGGCGAGGTCTGCGACAAGTGCGGCCGCCAGATGGTGGTAAAACAGGGCAAATACGGCGATTTTCTGGCGTGCAGCGGATACCCGGATTGCAAAAACACCCGCTCCATCAACGGCAGCGCCAAAAACGCCCCCTCCACCGGGGTTAAATGCCCCCAGGAAGGCTGCGACGGCGAACTGGTGGAGCGAAAATCCAAGCGCGGCAAAGTATTTTACGGCTGCAGCCGCTTCCCGGACTGCACCTATGCCCTCTGGGACAAGCCCATCCCCAAACCATGCCCCCGATGCGGCGCCCTGTTCTTAGTTGAAAAAACCACCAAAAAGGCAGGGACCGTGCTCAAATGTATTAATGAGGCGTGCGGGTATAAGGAATAA
- a CDS encoding nucleotidyltransferase domain-containing protein — protein sequence MNPPLLNKDKENIIAAVKQEMAENDNVAAAYIFGSILEPGIFNDIDILILPEKNALNDIFLIYEISANLAEKIHISSDDIDMVLLDLEKTDPLILGEALKKGQLIKNQNPDYLSDKLEEVSSFFLINEAVLYRRQELLREQLEE from the coding sequence ATGAACCCCCCACTTTTAAACAAAGATAAAGAAAATATTATCGCTGCCGTTAAGCAGGAAATGGCTGAAAATGATAATGTGGCCGCCGCATATATTTTCGGCTCAATACTGGAGCCGGGCATTTTTAATGATATTGATATCCTGATCCTTCCCGAGAAAAACGCATTAAATGACATCTTCCTGATATATGAGATTTCCGCCAATTTAGCTGAAAAGATCCACATATCATCAGATGATATAGATATGGTACTGCTGGATCTTGAAAAAACCGATCCCCTTATTCTTGGCGAGGCTTTAAAAAAGGGTCAGCTGATAAAAAATCAGAACCCCGATTATTTATCGGACAAGCTGGAAGAAGTCTCTTCCTTTTTTTTAATAAATGAAGCAGTTTTATATAGAAGGCAGGAATTGCTTCGGGAGCAATTAGAAGAATAA
- a CDS encoding HepT-like ribonuclease domain-containing protein, with the protein MAIDKDKLLKYLNDIERQTAVIETALNRSNQDLLADTLKLNGLKYAILTNAEAIGSCLQHILAKKYFIAITGYSEIIKKAGEKEIISPDLLNRLVPFIHFRNMLVHHYWRVEDETFLENLRQGVDDFPRFCQEIKEIVKSL; encoded by the coding sequence ATGGCCATCGATAAAGATAAGCTTTTGAAATATCTTAATGATATTGAGCGGCAAACGGCTGTTATCGAAACGGCTTTAAACAGGTCCAACCAAGATTTGCTTGCAGATACTTTAAAATTGAACGGCTTGAAATATGCGATTTTGACAAATGCTGAGGCAATCGGCAGCTGCCTTCAACATATCCTCGCCAAAAAATATTTTATAGCGATTACCGGCTATTCCGAGATAATAAAAAAGGCCGGTGAAAAAGAAATCATATCGCCGGATTTACTGAATAGATTGGTGCCCTTTATTCATTTCAGGAATATGCTTGTCCATCATTATTGGCGGGTGGAGGATGAAACCTTTTTGGAAAATCTCCGGCAGGGGGTAGATGATTTTCCCAGGTTTTGCCAAGAAATTAAGGAAATTGTAAAAAGCCTTTGA
- a CDS encoding tetratricopeptide repeat protein, which yields MSALFPFKNSKHLLSLLSFGCVLVLLIGCSSQPEDKLKYYEQAKTLYEEQNYTAAKEALQKVIEIDPEFAGGYANLGEVYLKLGEVSKAVEALSKAVELAPELTQVQLKLAFLSMLQKDVERAEHLLNNALKNKNGDLSTKYMLARIYQMQNNLQKSEEIYKQMLEQNPRSAQAYLSLAGLLIKQGKPEQAEQYLKTAAEKHPDSIKIIVALCGFYLHNQEFKKAEDMLHQAIQHNPESSEVHLLLGRVYAQANQWEKSEDAFLQAVQANPQSPRPYIESANYYSARNLRNKALAMYHKALEIQPQNAGIQLQIARFHLDNNNFDKAREYINRIISQHPDFIDAKILKARLLLAENQADGAEDYLTSLMEKYPGVSHLYYLKGLAHLQNEETEKAKVSFGKVSRNDVQYDEAKLLLARLYLRENSVKPAKEAVNAVLSVSPNHYTALRMMGEIYLRENQIQQAKSYFTSLVNMAPDKPEAYYRLGLIHQQEKNLDAAKANFETALAKDPDNIDVFIHLISILLKTDQIETAIQKCDLRLKKMENSPRDRAVIYNLKGKLQLAKNNTRPAEKAFKAAIIEYPNYLPAYYSLARLYLSENRTEEAIRQYQQAVEKGGRDDIPHMMLGIIFAAQDKTDMAERHYRKALEKNPEFVPAANNLAYLLAENEKNLNEAMRLAEKAKQKLPDDPRIQDTLGWVYVKMGLYDNAIRELTQSIEKLPDNPTIYYHLGVAYHKKGDTRQAENALKTAIKMDPDFGEAEQARRILSTL from the coding sequence ATGAGTGCCCTTTTTCCTTTTAAAAATTCCAAACACCTGCTCAGCCTGCTCTCCTTCGGCTGCGTCCTGGTTTTGCTTATCGGCTGCTCCTCCCAGCCCGAGGACAAGCTCAAATACTATGAGCAGGCAAAAACCCTCTATGAAGAACAAAATTATACGGCCGCCAAGGAAGCCCTGCAAAAAGTCATTGAAATTGATCCCGAATTTGCCGGCGGATACGCCAATCTGGGCGAGGTTTACTTAAAGCTCGGCGAGGTGTCAAAGGCGGTTGAGGCGCTCTCAAAGGCCGTGGAACTCGCCCCGGAGCTCACCCAGGTGCAGCTAAAGCTTGCATTTCTTTCCATGCTGCAAAAGGACGTGGAACGGGCGGAACACCTGTTAAATAACGCGTTAAAAAACAAAAACGGCGATCTTTCAACCAAGTATATGCTGGCCCGGATCTACCAGATGCAAAACAATCTCCAGAAATCCGAGGAGATTTACAAGCAGATGCTGGAGCAAAACCCCCGCTCCGCCCAGGCCTATCTCTCGCTTGCCGGGCTTTTGATCAAGCAGGGCAAGCCGGAACAGGCGGAACAGTATCTTAAAACCGCGGCAGAAAAGCATCCGGATTCCATCAAAATTATTGTCGCCTTGTGCGGGTTCTATCTGCATAACCAGGAGTTCAAAAAAGCCGAAGATATGCTGCACCAGGCGATCCAGCACAATCCGGAAAGCTCCGAGGTCCACCTTTTGCTTGGCCGGGTCTATGCGCAGGCCAACCAGTGGGAGAAATCCGAGGATGCCTTTCTCCAGGCGGTTCAGGCCAATCCGCAGAGCCCCAGGCCCTATATTGAATCCGCGAATTATTATTCCGCGCGGAACCTGAGAAACAAAGCCCTGGCCATGTATCACAAGGCCCTTGAAATCCAGCCGCAGAATGCGGGCATTCAGCTCCAGATCGCCCGCTTTCATCTGGATAACAACAATTTTGACAAGGCCCGCGAATATATTAACCGCATCATCAGCCAGCACCCGGATTTTATTGATGCCAAAATCCTGAAAGCACGCCTCCTTCTGGCCGAAAACCAGGCGGATGGGGCAGAAGACTATTTGACATCGCTGATGGAAAAATATCCGGGTGTCTCGCACCTTTATTACCTCAAGGGCCTGGCCCACCTGCAGAATGAGGAGACGGAAAAAGCCAAAGTCTCATTTGGCAAGGTGAGCCGAAATGATGTCCAGTATGATGAGGCCAAGCTTCTGCTGGCCCGGCTCTATCTGCGGGAAAACAGCGTAAAACCCGCCAAAGAGGCCGTAAACGCCGTGCTCTCCGTCTCCCCGAACCACTACACCGCCCTCCGGATGATGGGCGAGATCTATCTGCGGGAAAACCAAATCCAGCAGGCCAAATCCTATTTTACCTCCCTGGTGAATATGGCGCCGGACAAACCCGAGGCATATTACCGGCTGGGCCTTATCCATCAGCAGGAAAAAAACCTTGATGCCGCCAAAGCCAATTTTGAAACCGCCCTGGCCAAGGACCCGGATAATATCGATGTATTCATTCACCTGATCTCCATTCTCCTTAAAACGGATCAGATTGAAACCGCCATTCAAAAATGCGACCTGCGCCTAAAAAAAATGGAAAACAGCCCCCGGGACCGGGCGGTGATATATAACCTGAAGGGCAAGCTCCAGCTGGCCAAAAACAATACCAGGCCGGCGGAAAAAGCCTTTAAAGCGGCAATTATCGAATACCCGAATTATCTGCCGGCCTACTATTCCCTGGCCCGGCTCTATTTATCCGAAAACCGGACCGAGGAAGCCATCAGGCAGTATCAGCAAGCCGTTGAAAAAGGCGGCCGCGATGATATACCGCACATGATGCTGGGGATCATTTTTGCGGCCCAGGATAAAACCGACATGGCGGAGCGCCATTACCGCAAGGCGCTTGAAAAAAACCCGGAATTTGTGCCGGCCGCCAACAACCTGGCCTATCTTTTGGCGGAAAATGAGAAAAATCTCAATGAGGCCATGCGGCTGGCGGAAAAAGCCAAACAAAAGCTGCCCGACGATCCGCGCATCCAGGACACCCTGGGCTGGGTCTACGTCAAAATGGGCCTCTATGACAATGCAATCCGCGAGTTGACCCAAAGCATTGAAAAACTGCCGGACAATCCGACAATTTACTATCATTTAGGCGTCGCCTATCACAAAAAGGGGGACACCCGACAAGCTGAAAACGCCTTGAAAACGGCCATCAAAATGGACCCGGACTTCGGTGAAGCTGAGCAGGCGCGCCGGATTCTTTCTACGCTATAG
- a CDS encoding CopG family antitoxin encodes MKKQELPKTDSISELARFWDKHDITDFEDLLEEVTEFVFIQGQNIHIHLDQNELECIEKLAHQKGLKKYDLIRQWIIEKLNAA; translated from the coding sequence ATGAAAAAGCAAGAATTACCTAAAACCGATTCCATAAGTGAACTGGCTCGTTTTTGGGATAAACACGACATAACTGATTTTGAAGATTTGCTTGAAGAAGTTACCGAATTTGTATTCATCCAAGGCCAAAACATTCATATCCATCTGGATCAAAATGAACTCGAATGCATAGAAAAATTGGCTCACCAAAAAGGCCTGAAAAAATACGACTTAATACGGCAATGGATTATTGAAAAGTTAAATGCCGCATAA
- a CDS encoding class I SAM-dependent methyltransferase, with product MPSADRYRIMGHIYDLLASLYSGWQIPRCKEAMLDRLKPEDEVLFAGVGRGREARKAAEKGARVTVVDLSETMIDKCKNTLDACRFSHPVQYLHDDIFNVSPDHKQYDYVFANFFLNVFKREQMDQVVGHLSGLAKPGGYVVVGDFAFPEGNVFARAFKHLYWYIAVTLFFLITRNAFHNIYNYPEYLKKHGLQIAEIKYFKVLGLKLYWSVLAKKPR from the coding sequence ATGCCGTCAGCAGACCGTTACCGGATTATGGGCCATATCTATGACCTGCTGGCCAGCCTCTACAGCGGCTGGCAGATTCCCCGCTGCAAGGAGGCCATGCTGGACCGTCTGAAGCCTGAGGATGAGGTCCTGTTTGCCGGGGTGGGGCGCGGCCGCGAAGCCAGAAAGGCCGCGGAAAAAGGCGCCCGGGTGACCGTGGTGGACCTTTCCGAAACCATGATAGACAAATGCAAAAACACCCTTGACGCTTGCCGCTTCAGCCATCCGGTCCAATACCTCCATGATGATATATTCAATGTGTCGCCGGATCATAAACAATACGATTATGTATTTGCCAATTTTTTCCTCAATGTGTTCAAGCGGGAGCAGATGGATCAGGTGGTGGGGCATCTTTCAGGTCTGGCAAAGCCGGGCGGTTATGTGGTCGTTGGGGATTTCGCGTTTCCGGAGGGCAATGTGTTTGCCCGGGCATTTAAGCATTTGTACTGGTATATTGCGGTCACCCTGTTTTTTCTCATCACCCGAAACGCGTTTCATAACATCTACAATTATCCTGAATATCTCAAAAAGCATGGGCTGCAGATAGCTGAGATCAAGTATTTTAAGGTGCTGGGTTTGAAGCTTTACTGGTCGGTGCTGGCAAAGAAGCCGAGGTAA
- a CDS encoding WD40 repeat domain-containing protein, whose amino-acid sequence MITKKLTTIFAVCLSLLIAAQSFAEEEDIQFKETITSLGAVPEDFTIIGDSVKYSTDFRQITYAAYKQKTHNIIRLDNRTSPVYHAVRPGFPRFSASGRHAYIAYKGKNAKASVVVDWETDGRYDNADNFRFSPDGKRYAYRAAEGEKQALIIDGKPDKWVTGIPMNDEDNILFSPNSQHIAYVAFEDEACRVVRDNKVQEHGFQRIKELTYSSNSKNLAYKGRVSNKGGREKWSVVVNGKKHRAYDHIFDLIFSPNSKHLAYVAVKAEDEEMVLVLNGQELDAHEFYGLPTFSPNSKKLAYAFRDGKNFHIVVNSNKSPAFRQIYKFYFSLDSSRYAYIAKKEDHWHCIIDGEFGQAHKKGVDAFKFSLDSSRYAYGALEEVGGKIVVDGEPHPTFLSVGEPYFSPDSKHTVYRARPPKIKGWTTIFDGEKKGNFYPAIAKYHFSKDSNHLAYNALIDFDQNVMVVDGKEYCKKEKFNIMDDPYFSPDSNNVAYIAAHGEKKEFFLVVNEHILPTQYGGFFKDTPIVFDDDRKFHTIGMREPGPEFLLIEVEIPENVKLETDLSDLEDL is encoded by the coding sequence ATGATAACCAAAAAACTTACTACCATCTTCGCCGTTTGTTTAAGCCTTCTTATCGCTGCCCAGTCATTTGCTGAAGAAGAAGACATCCAATTCAAGGAAACCATTACCTCCCTCGGGGCTGTACCTGAAGATTTTACAATTATTGGAGATTCGGTAAAATACAGCACGGATTTCAGGCAAATTACATATGCGGCTTACAAGCAGAAAACCCATAACATTATCCGTCTGGACAATCGAACGAGCCCGGTTTATCATGCTGTTCGGCCGGGTTTCCCCAGATTTAGTGCCAGCGGGCGGCACGCATATATCGCATACAAAGGAAAAAATGCTAAGGCATCAGTGGTCGTGGACTGGGAAACAGACGGCCGGTATGACAATGCCGATAACTTCCGGTTCAGCCCGGATGGCAAACGGTATGCCTACCGGGCGGCTGAGGGCGAGAAACAAGCCCTGATTATTGACGGCAAGCCGGACAAATGGGTTACCGGCATCCCAATGAATGACGAGGACAACATCCTTTTTAGCCCAAACTCCCAGCACATCGCCTATGTGGCCTTTGAAGACGAAGCCTGCCGGGTGGTACGGGATAATAAGGTCCAGGAGCATGGTTTTCAAAGGATCAAGGAACTCACCTACAGTTCGAATTCCAAAAACCTGGCCTACAAAGGAAGGGTTAGCAATAAAGGCGGGCGGGAAAAATGGAGTGTTGTGGTAAACGGGAAAAAGCATCGTGCCTATGATCATATTTTTGATCTGATATTCAGCCCCAACTCCAAACACCTGGCCTATGTGGCGGTCAAGGCTGAAGACGAAGAAATGGTCCTGGTGTTAAACGGCCAGGAGCTTGACGCCCATGAATTTTATGGCTTGCCGACGTTTTCACCAAATTCCAAAAAACTGGCGTACGCCTTTCGTGACGGAAAAAACTTTCACATAGTGGTCAATTCAAATAAAAGTCCGGCGTTTCGGCAAATTTATAAATTTTACTTCAGCCTGGATTCGTCGCGGTACGCCTATATTGCAAAAAAAGAAGACCATTGGCATTGCATTATTGACGGCGAGTTTGGACAAGCCCATAAAAAAGGGGTGGATGCCTTTAAGTTCAGTCTCGACTCCTCCCGTTATGCCTATGGGGCCCTGGAAGAAGTCGGGGGGAAAATCGTTGTGGACGGCGAGCCCCATCCAACTTTTCTGTCTGTGGGGGAACCTTATTTCAGCCCGGACTCCAAACACACTGTGTATCGGGCCCGGCCGCCGAAAATAAAAGGCTGGACCACCATATTTGACGGGGAAAAAAAAGGTAATTTTTATCCGGCAATCGCTAAATACCATTTTTCCAAAGATTCAAACCACCTTGCCTATAATGCACTGATTGATTTTGATCAGAATGTCATGGTGGTGGACGGAAAAGAGTATTGTAAAAAAGAAAAATTTAATATCATGGATGATCCGTATTTCAGCCCGGACAGCAATAATGTCGCCTATATTGCAGCGCATGGCGAAAAAAAAGAATTCTTTCTGGTTGTCAACGAACATATTTTGCCCACCCAATACGGCGGGTTTTTTAAAGACACACCCATTGTATTCGATGATGACCGAAAGTTTCACACCATCGGCATGCGCGAACCCGGGCCGGAATTTCTGTTGATCGAGGTGGAAATCCCGGAAAACGTCAAACTGGAAACCGATTTGTCGGACTTGGAAGACCTGTGA